The genomic stretch GACCGTACCGCCATAACCGCGCGACACGATGCCAGGAGACCATCCGGCCGCGCGCAACTGCCTGACCAGCCAGTCGACCGTGGGCGTCTTGCCGCTGCCGCCGACTGCGATATTGCCGACCACGATCACCGGCACCGGCAGGCGCACCGCGCGCAGCACGCGCACCCGGTACAGGGCACGTCGCAGTGACGCCAGCAGGCCGAACAGCAGGGACAAGGGAGACAGCAGCAGCGCCCGTCCTGAACGCTGCTGCCAGAAGGCCGGCGCCCGGGCTGCCATCGATGCCGCCTCAGCGCGGAGGCGTCTGGATGGCGAAAGTGATGTGGGCCAGACCGGCGCGCTGCGCAGCCTGCATCACATCGACCACACTCTGGTGGGCGGCCTTGGCATCGGCATTGATCACCACTACCGGTTCCTTCTGTCCGCCCGGCCGGGCCTTGCCCAATGCCTCTGCAATCGCCTCGATGCCCTTGCCGGCGACCGGAATGCGATTGACGATGACATCACCCGCCGCGGTCACGGCGACGACGATCTCGTTGCTGACCGCTTCGCCACCGGCAGATTCTGCGGTCGGAAGATTGATCTCAAGGCCGCTGGTCTGGGTGAAGGTCGTGGTCAGCATCAGGAAGATGATGATGACCAGCACCACGTCGATCAACGGGATGAGGTTGATCTCGGGTTCCTCATGACGAACGGCACGACGAAAATTCATGGTCGGTGCTCAGCCACGGCGCTCGCCATGGGCGACTTCAACCAGCTTGATCGCCTGCTGCTCCATATCCACCACGAAGTCGTCGATCAGACGGCGGAAGTGGCGCCAGAAGATGGTCGCGGGAATGGCAATGATGAGGCCCAGGCCGGTGGTGTACAGCGCAATCGAAATGCCCTTGGCCAGTTGTGCCGGATTGGCGCCATTGACACCCTGCGAGGCAAAGATGTCGATCATGCCAACGATGGTCCCGAACAGGCCGAGAAGGGGGCTGATCGCGGCAATCGTGCCCAGCGTGGTGAGGAAGCGCTCAAGATCGTGCACCACGGCCCGGCCGGACTCCTCGATCGACTCCTTCATGATCACCCGGGTACTCGTCACATTGCGCAGGCCCGCCGCCAGCACACGGCCGAGTGGAGAATGGGCGGCAACGCGGCTCACCATTTCTGGCGAGCTGCCGTGCTGACGCAGATCGGCAATGACGTTGTCAAGCAGGCCGGCGGGCACGACGCGCGCCCGGCGCAGGCTGACCGAACGTTCGATGATCAACGCGACGGCAATCACCGACGCAAACAACAAGGGCCACATGGGCCAGCCGGCGGCCTGAATGATCGCGAACACGCGTATCAACCTCGAATCAGCAAAAGCGGAACTCTAGCCTTGCAGCGCATGCAGGGCAAGCCGGCTCGCAGCCCAAGCAATCCACAGAAGCTGTGGATAAGTTTGTGGGGCAT from Parazoarcus communis encodes the following:
- a CDS encoding ExbD/TolR family protein, which codes for MNFRRAVRHEEPEINLIPLIDVVLVIIIFLMLTTTFTQTSGLEINLPTAESAGGEAVSNEIVVAVTAAGDVIVNRIPVAGKGIEAIAEALGKARPGGQKEPVVVINADAKAAHQSVVDVMQAAQRAGLAHITFAIQTPPR
- a CDS encoding MotA/TolQ/ExbB proton channel family protein translates to MFAIIQAAGWPMWPLLFASVIAVALIIERSVSLRRARVVPAGLLDNVIADLRQHGSSPEMVSRVAAHSPLGRVLAAGLRNVTSTRVIMKESIEESGRAVVHDLERFLTTLGTIAAISPLLGLFGTIVGMIDIFASQGVNGANPAQLAKGISIALYTTGLGLIIAIPATIFWRHFRRLIDDFVVDMEQQAIKLVEVAHGERRG